TCGGGCGAGGAGCCCGGCAGCCGCCAGCGCGTCGCCGTCGGCCGCGACGCGAAACCGGACGAACCCGGCCTCGCGGAGCGCGGCGGCGACGCCGTCGGGGGCTGCGTCCTCGGAACGACCGGCGACGGCCATCTACAGGAGTTCCCGTGCGCGCTCGTAGGTGTACTTGAAGTCCTCGTTGAGCTCGTCGCCGCGGTAGTAGTCGGCGAGCCGACGGACCTTCGCCTCGGCGTTCTGGAGCGCGCGCTTGTTCTGGGCGTCGCCAGGGTTGGCGGCCATGTGCTCGCGGAGCCGGACCGCGCGTTCGAGCAGGTTCCGGAGGTCCTCCGGCAGCTCCGAGCCGGCGTCGTGCTCGTCGAGGATCTCGGTCACCTTCTTGTCGGTCGCGAGCTGGACGTCCGGCACCGGCGTGCCCTGAACGCCCTCGTCGCGCAGCTTGAGACCGATCTGGCTCGGGCCGTAGCCCTCCTCTGCGAGTTCGACGACGCGCTTCTCGATGGCGTCGGTGTCGACGTCGCTCCACTCCGGCGGATCGTCCGCCACGGGCGTGTCCGAACTGGACGACCCGCGGCGTCGTGTGTGCATTCGTGCCATATGTGAGGATAGGAATCGCACGAAACGCTACCGAACACTACCGCAATCCCGGAGCCCACGTGGGCGAGTCAGATTTGCGGCCGTGCTGTTCCCATCCTCACTCATCCGTGGGCCGGGTTAAACCGTTTCGACTCGGTGCGTCGGGTTCGATGGGTTTATGCGATCGACGACGA
The DNA window shown above is from Halococcus agarilyticus and carries:
- a CDS encoding 30S ribosomal protein S15: MARMHTRRRGSSSSDTPVADDPPEWSDVDTDAIEKRVVELAEEGYGPSQIGLKLRDEGVQGTPVPDVQLATDKKVTEILDEHDAGSELPEDLRNLLERAVRLREHMAANPGDAQNKRALQNAEAKVRRLADYYRGDELNEDFKYTYERARELL